Proteins encoded by one window of Nicotiana tabacum cultivar K326 chromosome 10, ASM71507v2, whole genome shotgun sequence:
- the LOC107787255 gene encoding uncharacterized protein LOC107787255 has translation MDDQGAGNKVTGIRQIVRLKELLHKWQNVTLSPKANNNQNHCTHGHFQSSNNSNGNIYGGISPAIMKRLKSSNVCCDSDDESCQSPEPPHGVPKGYLAVYVGPELRRFIIPTSYLSDPLFKVLLEKVEEEFGFDHTGGLTIPCEIETFKYLLQCMENHQRDHGSDHQHDSAGSSLQIEG, from the exons ATGGATGATCAGGGAGCTGGAAACAAAGTGACAGGTATTAGACAGATTGTGAGACTCAAAGAGTTATTGCATAAATGGCAAAAtgtgacacttagtcccaaagcaAACAACAACCAAAACCATTGCACTCATGGCCATTTTCAATCATCTAACAATAGTAATGGAAATATTTATGGAGGCATATCACCAGCTATAATGAAGAGGTTAAAGAGTTCAAATGTATGCTGCGATTCAGACGACGAGAGTTGCCAGAGTCCAGAGCCACCACATGGTGTTCCTAAAGGTTATTTAGCTGTTTATGTTGGGCCTGAACTTAGAAGATTTATAATTCCTACAAGTTATCTTAGTGATCCTTTGTTCAAAGTGTTGTTGGAAAAAGTTGAAGAAGAGTTTGGATTTGATCATACTGGTGGACTTACTATTCCTTGTGAGATTGAGACTTTTAAGTACTTACTTCAGTGTATGGAAAATCATCAAAGAGATCATGGTTCTGATCATCAACATGATTCTG CTGGCTCTTCATTGCAAATTGAGGGGTGA